A genomic window from Melanotaenia boesemani isolate fMelBoe1 chromosome 15, fMelBoe1.pri, whole genome shotgun sequence includes:
- the synj1 gene encoding synaptojanin-1 isoform X7 — protein MAFSKGYRIYHKLDPPPYSVIVETRTREECLMFESGAVAVLSAAEKEAIKNTYTKIVDAYGILGVLRLNLGDFMLHSLVVVTGCSSVGKVQDSEVFRVTQTDFISLKNDPGDEDRIAEVRKVLNSGHFYFAWSSTGISMDLSLNAHRRILEDTTDNRFFWNQSLHLHLKHYGVNCDDWLLRLMCGGVEIRTIYAGHKQAKACIFSRLSSERAGTRFNVRGTNDDGQVANFVETEQVIFLDDKVSSFIQIRGSIPLFWEQPGIQVGSHRVKLSRGFEANAPAFERHFTALRRLYGKQVIINLLGSKEGEHMLSKAFQSHLKASEHSSAVRMVNFDYHQNVKGGKADKLHSVLKPHLSKFIDECGFFYYSGETGIVRTQGGTIRTNCLDCLDRTNSVQAFFALEMLPKQLEQMGLTEKPQLVARFQEVFRTMWSANGDSVSKIYAGTGALDGKAKAGKLKDGARSVTRTIQNNFFDSSKQEAIDILRLGSTLNSDLADKARALLTTSSLYASPRVLLGMCQNYHKYTMPKQIRVCVGTWNVNGGKQFRSIAFRNQTLNDWLLDAPKKAGHPEFQDSKANPIDIFAIGFEEMVELNAGNIVSASTTNQKLWAAELQKNISRDHKYVLLASEQLVGVCLFVFIRPQHAPFIRDVAVDTVKTGMGGATGNKGGVAIRLLFHTTSICFVCSHFAAGQSQVKERNDDYNEITRRLSFPMGRLLYSHDYVFWCGDFNYRINLPNEEVKELIKQQNWDSLTAGDQLLDQKNAGMIFRGFIEGNLDFAPTYKYDLFSEDYDTSEKCRTPAWTDRILWKRRKWNFTKTAEDMTVVGAASTSTENEDDPELVWSPGTLKYYGRAELKTSDHRPVVAIMDVDILEVDPEARHQVYKDVIALQGPPDGTILVSLCSSGPDDYFSDELIDELLDKFANFGEVILIRFVEEKMWVTFLEGYSALAALSLSASTVLDKVIDIRLKSPGWIKSLEEEMSVERICGSIPTSASSTLLAEDADMGDDDYDMEGDVDEEVEEILPQHLQPGAGSGPGSSPLPSPRSSPCPSPTHGEPAAPSRPSRAQPFRPSQGPPVDYQPGAPTGQGLEPKRPPPPRPNAPPARPAPPQRPPPPSGRGQTAAGAPGPGGASRPNIPTRAGVISMPPQSRPPPPSHPGAPRPIPEVHPGAPRPIPDTHPGAPRPVASAQAKPPDLPLGPPPSGPPPAVPSASKPQAQSPMQPPMQPQPAPSSAQSQLPPPMQPTLPAPLQPQQAAAPKAATPPTAAASSTTPAGSQQGLASPKPPPRSRSSHALPPDAAKSETAPAAQTNGLNGFPREAQWKPDPFDTLTSDFLSSSSWHTTQSLSRGSSLHTPPSIPLSVNSSATLPLSFSHQPFTLSDLQTLDSSSSSSLSTPSPFASSLLPPPPPVPSRSRSQEMLRASPGPFQADPLPARPSSTNPFTGPLAQQQHQQRRSLTPDFSFQHQTPAANLQRTMSALTQPLVPTPVPTAAPAVSPTSQLNQTMSLFEPPSSNNPTITPMVTPTAAHTSQLSNTLPLFGQLSNHNSAHAPLLPLVPNPSPAPILPLAPPTATPHHQPPPLGGKQARQWVTFDDDLNIPPTTKTPQNLVFPSTSVVSQIQTQPSHSVFDSEPEWLSSSQAVFPNIPPPIPTRTATSNPKLPEASSNNGFFPRKSTER, from the exons ATGGCCTTCAGCAAAGGATATCGCATTTACCACAAGCTCGATCCACCACCTTACAGTGTCATAGTTGAAACAAGGACCAGAGAGGAATGCCTCATGTTTGAATCAGGagctgttgctgttttgt CGGCAGCAGAGAAGGAGgccattaaaaatacatataccAAGATTGTTGATGCCTATGGGATTCTTGGTGTCCTTCGCCTAAACCTgg GTGACTTCATGCTCCACAGTCTCGTGGTTGTGACAGGATGCAGCTCTGTGGGCAAAGTGCAAGATTCAGAAGTATTCAGGGTCACACAGACAGACTTTATATCACTGAAGAATGATCCAGGAGATGAGGACCGCATTGCTGAGGTGCGGAAGGTCCTAAACTCAGGACACTTCTACTTTGCCTGGTCTTCCACTGGTATCAGCATGGACTTGAGTCTCAATGCACATCGTAGAATTCTGGAAGATACTACAGATAACCGCTTCTTTTG GAACCAATCTCTGCACTTGCACCTTAAGCATTATGGTGTTAACTGTGATGACTGGCTGCTGAGACTGATGTGTGGTGGTGTGGAAATTAGAACTATCTACGCAGGACACAAACAGGCCAAGGCCTGCATCTTCTCCCGCCTCAGCTCAGAGCGAGCAGGCACGCGATTCAATGTCCGAGGAACAAATGATGATGGACAGGTGGCTAATTTTGTGGAGACTGAACAG GTTATTTTCCTGGATGATAAAGTCTCATCCTTCATACAAATCCGGGGGTCCATCCCTCTTTTTTGGGAACAGCCTGGAATCCAG GTCGGATCTCACCGTGTCAAACTCTCAAGAGGATTTGAGGCCAATGCGCCAGCTTTTGaaag acattttacTGCACTTCGGAGGTTGTATGGAAAGCAGGTGATCATCAACCTCCTTGGAAGTAAGGAAGGGGAACACATGCTCAGCAAGGCATTTCAG AGTCACCTGAAGGCTTCAGAGCACTCATCCGCAGTGAGAATGGTTAATTTTGACTACCATCAAAATGTGAAAGGTGGCAAAGCAGACAAACTCCACAGTGTCCTCAAACCTCACCTTAGCAAATTCATAGATGAGTGTGGCTTCTTCTACTACTCTGGGGAAACTGGCATTGTGAG GACTCAGGGAGGAACCATAAGGACCAACTGCCTGGATTGTTTGGACAGAACCAACAGTGTTCAGGCCTTTTTTGCTCTTGAG ATGCTGCCCAAGCAGCTAGAACAGATGGGTTTGACAGAGAAACCGCAGCTGGTGGCCAGGTTCCAGGAGGTTTTTAGGACCATGTGGTCTGCTAATGGAGATTCTGTTAGTAAGATCTATGCCGGCACAGGAGCCCTGGATGGCAAAGCCAAG GCTGGAAAGCTAAAAGATGGAGCTCGTTCTGTGACGCGGACCATCCAGAACAACTTCTTTGACAGTTCTAAGCAGGAAGCTATAGACATCTTGAGGCTGGGCTCCACACTGAACAGTGATTTGGCAGACAAAGCTCGGGCCTTGCTCACAACCTCCAGTCTTTATg CTTCCCCTAGAGTATTGCTTGGAATGTGCCAGAACTACCATAAATACACAATGCCCAAGCAAATCCGGGTGTGTGTTGGCACCTGGAATGTCAACGGGGGTAAACAGTTTCGCAGCATTGCTTTTCGCAACCAGACACTCAACGACTGGCTGTTAGATGCTCCAAAGAAGGCCGGGCATCCTGAGTTCCAGG ACAGCAAAGCTAACCCCATAGATATCTTTGCCATTGGTTTTGAAGAAATGGTTGAACTGAATGCTGGAAACATCGTCAGTGCCAG CACAACTAACCAGAAACTTTGGGCAGCTGAGctgcagaaaaacatttcaaggGACCACAAGTATGTGCTGCTTGCTTCAGAGCAGCTGGTGGGAGTTTGTCTATTTGTTTTCATCCGTCCACAGCACGCACCCTTTATCAG GGATGTAGCCGTAGATACAGTAAAAACCGGCATGGGTGGGGCCACGGGCAATAAAGGAGGTGTGGCAATCCGTCTGCTGTTCCACACTACCAGCATCTGCTTTGTCTGCTCCCACTTTGCTGCTGGCCAATCACAAGTCAAGGAGAGGAACGACGACTATAATGAGATTACTCGCAGACTCAGCTTCCCGATG GGTCGCCTGCTTTATTCGCATGATTATGTGTTCTGGTGCGGAGACTTTAACTATCGAATCAACTTGCCCAATGAGGAAGTAAAAGAGCTCATCAAACAGCAGAACTGGGACTCTTTGACTGCTGGGGACCAGTTGCTTGACCAGAAGAATGCTGGAATG ATCTTCCGAGGTTTTATTGAAGGAAATTTGGATTTTGCCCCCACCTACAAGTATGACCTCTTCTCAGAAGATTATGACACCAGCGAAAAGTGCCGCACGCCAGCCTGGACGGACCGCATTCTTTGGAAGAGAagaaagtggaactttaccAAAAcag CTGAGGACATGACAGTTGTAGGAGCAGCTTCTACATCTACAGAGAATGAGGATGATCCAGAGCTCGTTTGGAGCCCTGGTACTTTGAAGTATTATGGCAGGGCTGAACTTAAGACCTCAGACCACAG GCCTGTGGTGGCAATAATGGATGTGGACATCCTGGAGGTTGACCCAGAAGCACGCCACCAGGTCTACAAAGATGTCATTGCCCTGCAGGGACCTCCAGATGGGACCATCCTGGTGTCACTCTGTTCTTCTGGGCCTGATGATTATTTCAGTGATGAGCTTATTGATGAGTTGCTGGATAAGTTTGCTAATTTTGGCGAGGTCATCCTCATCAG gttTGTTGAGGAGAAGATGTGGGTGACCTTCTTGGAAGGTTACTCTGCTTTGGCTGCTCTCTCTCTCAGTGCATCCACT GTCCTTGACAAAGTGATTGACATCCGTCTGAAGAGTCCAGGCTGGATCAAGAGTCTCGAGGAGGAAATGAGTGTGGAGAGGATCTGTGGAAGCATTCCCACATCTGCCAGTTCCACCCTGCTTGCCGAGGATGCAGACATGGGTGACGACGATTACGATATGGAAG GTGATGTAGATGAAGAGGTGGAAGAGATCCTTCCCCAGCACCTGCAGCCTGGAGCAGGCTCTGGCCCTGGATCCTCTCCTCTCCCTTCCCCCCGCAGTAGTCCCTGTCCCTCCCCCACCCATGGAGAACCTGCTGCTCCCAGCAGGCCAAGTCGCGCACAACCCTTCCGACCGTCACAAG ggCCTCCTGTTGACTACCAGCCAGGTGCTCCCACAGGCCAAGGCCTAGAACCCAAACGCCCACCCCCTCCTCGCCccaatgctcctccagccaGACCTGCTCCACCTCAGCGCCCGCCACCGCCTTCAG GTCGAGGCCAGACAGCAGCTGGAGCTCCCGGACCTGGAGGTGCTTCCAGACCA AACATTCCTACTCGAGCTGGAGTTATCAGTATGCCTCCTCAGTCTCGCCCACCACCTCCCTCTCACCCTGGAGCACCGAGGCCCATCCCAGAGGTTCATCCTGGGGCTCCTCGGCCTATCCCAGACACTCACCCTGGAGCTCCACGGCCTGTGGCCAGTGCCCAAGCCAAACCGCCTGACCTGCCTCTGG GTCCTCCACCATCTGGACCCCCTCCTGCAGTCCCCTCTGCATCAAAGCCCCAGGCTCAGTCACCCATGCAGCCACCCATGCAACCTCAGCCAGCTCCCTCTTCTGCTCAGTCTCAGCTCCCACCACCAATGCAGCCCACTCTTCCAGCTCCTCTGCAGCCACAGCAAGCCGCTGCTCCTAAAGCAGCGACACCACCTACTGCAGCTGCTTCTAGCACTACCCCTGCTGGGTCCCAGCAGGGTCTAGCCTCTCCTAAACCACCTCCTCGTTCCCGCTCCTCTCATGCTCTGCCACCTGACGCTGCCAAGTCCGAGACAGCCCCAGCTGCACAG ACAAACGGACTGAATGGATTCCCAAGAGAAGCACAATGGAAGCCTGACCCCTTTGACACACTAACATCTGACttcctctcctcatcctcctggCACACCACGCAATCACTGAGCAGAGGTTCTTCTCTGCATACTCCACCCTCCATTCCTCTGTCTGTGAATTCCTCTGCCACTCTCCCATTATCCTTCTCCCATCAGCCCTTTACTTTATCAGACCTCCAGACTCTGgattcatcctcctcttcctcactctcCACCCCTTCACCATTCGCCTCGTCCCTgcttccacctcctcctccggTTCCATCTCGCAGTCGCTCTCAGGAGATGCTGCGTGCCTCTCCCGGCCCCTTCCAGGCTGACCCCCTCCCTGCCCGCCCCAGCAGCACCAATCCCTTCACCGGACCTCtggcacagcagcagcatcagcaacGGCGCTCACTCACCCCAGACTTCAGCTTCCAGCATCAAACCCCAGCAGCAAACCTTCAGAGAACCATGTCTGCGCTCACTCAGCCACTTGTCCCAACCCCTGTACCAACTGCAGCCCCTGCAGTCTCACCCACATCCCAGTTAAATCAGACCATGTCCTTGTTTGAACCACCATCCAGTAATAATCCTACCATAACTCCAATGGTGACCCCCACAGCTGCACACACCTCTCAGCTCAGTAATACCTTGCCCCTGTTTGGACAACTATCCAACCATAATTCTGCACATGCTCCTCTGCTGCCTCTTGTTCCTAACCCATCTCCTGCTCCCATTTTGCCCCTGGCTCCACCC